A stretch of Alkalibacter saccharofermentans DSM 14828 DNA encodes these proteins:
- a CDS encoding potassium channel family protein — MESHRKFLVIIITFSIIIVVAVIGYMQLLNVGFIDALYMTAITISTVGYGEVGEMVAPAKIFTIFIIFSGLGVAGYGFTSLVALFFEGELKDAWRRRKMENKIAELKNHYIICGAGEIGHTVIKQFRENDLPFVVIEKNHRRASELRHEGVLTIVGDATSEDVLESAHIKKSKGVISTLSNDADNVFTVLTARQMNDDVYIVSKAIDRNAHNKLKKAGANNTISPNEIGGRRMAALVIRPSVMSFLDVITQAGDVTLDLEEVKICTNSDFVGKSLMEAKIPEQTGLIVLAIKRKGDTKLKFNPSSNEILQDGDTMVVLGQEDQVVQLRGMACEI; from the coding sequence ATGGAAAGCCATCGTAAATTTTTAGTAATAATCATTACTTTTTCTATAATCATTGTAGTAGCCGTTATCGGTTATATGCAGCTTTTAAACGTTGGATTCATAGACGCCTTATACATGACTGCAATAACCATATCGACGGTAGGATATGGAGAGGTTGGTGAAATGGTAGCTCCAGCCAAAATTTTTACTATTTTTATTATATTTTCTGGTTTAGGCGTTGCTGGTTACGGATTTACCAGTCTTGTAGCATTATTTTTCGAAGGCGAACTTAAAGATGCTTGGAGGAGGAGAAAAATGGAGAATAAAATAGCTGAGCTCAAAAACCACTACATTATATGCGGTGCCGGAGAAATAGGCCACACGGTCATAAAACAGTTTCGCGAAAACGATCTGCCTTTTGTGGTTATCGAAAAAAATCATCGCCGTGCTAGTGAACTCAGACACGAAGGAGTTCTGACTATAGTCGGAGATGCAACCAGCGAAGACGTTTTGGAATCAGCGCACATAAAGAAATCCAAAGGAGTAATCTCTACTCTATCAAACGATGCGGACAACGTTTTCACAGTTCTTACAGCCAGGCAAATGAATGATGATGTTTATATAGTCTCAAAAGCAATCGATAGAAACGCACATAATAAGCTTAAAAAAGCAGGCGCAAACAATACCATTTCCCCAAATGAAATTGGCGGAAGAAGAATGGCAGCTCTTGTAATCAGACCTTCGGTAATGTCTTTTTTAGATGTCATAACCCAAGCCGGAGATGTAACCTTGGATTTAGAGGAAGTCAAGATATGTACAAATTCAGATTTTGTTGGAAAATCTCTAATGGAGGCAAAAATCCCTGAACAAACCGGCCTCATTGTCCTTGCCATAAAAAGGAAAGGCGATACAAAATTAAAATTCAACCCTAGCTCCAATGAAATTTTACAAGATGGCGATACCATGGTAGTACTCGGCCAGGAAGACCAGGTAGTTCAACTCAGAGGCATGGCATGTGAAATATAA
- a CDS encoding cohesin domain-containing protein, with translation MNRRGAIKNYIKTTIKVLIIMLLISGSAFATSVNVRSNKSSYNPGETVTVSVTFSGSQIIGVQAGFSYDSSLLQYTGGQSLIYFDGSPVNSHTATLTFKALKEGRATVTVNNIKVSTMAADETLSSRSVNISIVKPAASSPSSGSSGSSSGSSSGSSSSSNTSSSSNTPAPKPEPTPAPEPEPDPMEKAVEVKIGEDTKYLWPELAKIKLPEGFEKGKAAYGEDEIEVAVSKNEDTDLTLAYFTDEKGEKGVFYVFDVDKQEFYPRVNLNARSSYTILKLNDAEEIPQGYIESEFEVDGNKVDAWVMESGKSEDFVLLYVMNEEGEKGFYTYDKLEGTMQRFTDRVVEVEVLIEPEPLSVFEKIFSDPLLATIFGGLGLVTAGLTAGLVKLGKGGKF, from the coding sequence ATGAATAGAAGAGGTGCAATAAAAAACTATATTAAAACAACGATAAAAGTGTTGATTATTATGTTGTTGATATCAGGAAGCGCATTTGCAACAAGTGTTAATGTAAGATCGAATAAGTCTTCATACAATCCTGGAGAAACTGTCACAGTGAGCGTTACTTTTAGTGGTAGTCAAATTATTGGAGTTCAAGCAGGATTTAGTTATGATAGCTCTTTGTTGCAATACACCGGGGGACAAAGTCTTATATATTTTGATGGAAGTCCGGTTAATTCACATACGGCTACATTGACATTTAAAGCCTTGAAAGAAGGCAGAGCTACAGTGACTGTCAATAATATTAAAGTAAGTACTATGGCAGCAGATGAGACGCTATCTTCTAGAAGTGTTAATATATCGATTGTCAAGCCAGCTGCCAGCTCACCTAGCAGTGGTTCATCAGGGTCATCTTCTGGTAGTTCATCAGGCTCTAGCAGCTCGTCAAATACCAGCTCAAGCAGCAATACGCCGGCTCCCAAGCCAGAGCCAACACCTGCTCCAGAGCCCGAGCCGGATCCGATGGAAAAGGCTGTCGAAGTAAAGATAGGCGAAGATACAAAGTATCTGTGGCCGGAGCTTGCAAAGATCAAGTTGCCTGAAGGCTTTGAAAAGGGAAAGGCAGCTTATGGTGAGGATGAGATCGAAGTCGCGGTTTCTAAGAATGAAGACACGGATTTGACTTTGGCGTATTTCACCGATGAGAAAGGTGAAAAGGGAGTGTTTTACGTATTTGACGTGGATAAGCAGGAATTCTATCCTCGTGTAAATTTAAATGCAAGATCAAGCTACACGATTTTGAAGTTAAATGATGCTGAAGAAATTCCCCAGGGCTATATCGAATCAGAATTTGAAGTAGACGGCAACAAGGTGGATGCCTGGGTTATGGAATCCGGCAAAAGCGAAGATTTTGTTTTATTGTACGTTATGAATGAAGAAGGGGAAAAAGGGTTTTATACCTACGACAAGCTAGAGGGAACGATGCAACGTTTCACCGACAGGGTCGTTGAGGTAGAGGTTTTGATCGAACCGGAACCTTTGAGCGTATTCGAAAAGATTTTCTCAGACCCACTTCTTGCGACCATATTCGGCGGTCTCGGTCTTGTAACAGCAGGGTTGACTGCGGGACTAGTCAAATTAGGCAAAGGTGGCAAGTTCTAA
- a CDS encoding SpoIID/LytB domain-containing protein: MNKKRKVFTILFISIFLFVSIIPTIFASTDYKIIRARITMSPASPKTVNLSLSGAYYLAENPDLILDEGDYTLSVVDTNKVKIKGKNIDVTVGSQVNFIRQKHSGTGSHHLTLKGTVHGTVNYLGNMRFHVSSGSLVVTNHVPLEQYLYGVVAYEMSNAFPIEALKVQAVSARSYAIRSFSTTRDFDIGDTASTQVYRGYNPNFKNVIKAVDDTKGQVVTYNGRIIATYYSASNGGQTELPGNTWGGGTTKNNAYPYLAQKDDPYDTANPSSLYQEVFVPKTVDGTKYIATESNVDGDFVVRIVGVTTAANIRSGPGTNFSIVGTAPLNSIYKWISTTSEKDSAGFFWHRINFTGNEADTAYIREDLGQKIENGRFVYSNPILTDIQSQVFAKIKSSRNIKNATDIKINSVNTFANGKERWPGTGSRSYVTANAGVTVQFYAAGASSLSSKINENIAIELMKTNSNGSYLMSHPYLNSNLRLRGVKAAKDSGGLDGYVITNARYGHGVGMSQRGAQQMARAGKTYREILSFYFDKTELKTLETTVPELPSRGDGTDATQPAPTISSSKHKLQSNSVTGIAEKTSVSAFLGNFSVNNGSVSLVAADKKAKTSGNVGTGDVLYLKDGSGKVVKSYSVVIYGDVNGDGEINVFDIAAIRRDILGAVKIQGTYRSAADVTRDSNVDIFDVSAIRRHILGTSKINQ, translated from the coding sequence ATGAATAAAAAACGTAAAGTATTTACTATATTATTTATATCAATTTTCTTGTTTGTTTCCATAATTCCAACGATATTTGCATCCACCGATTACAAAATTATCAGGGCAAGGATAACCATGAGCCCAGCTTCACCTAAGACAGTCAATTTAAGCTTGTCAGGGGCTTATTATCTTGCAGAAAACCCTGATCTTATTTTAGATGAAGGAGATTACACATTATCAGTTGTAGATACAAACAAAGTAAAGATAAAAGGGAAAAATATAGATGTAACAGTAGGTTCTCAAGTAAACTTCATACGTCAAAAGCATAGCGGCACAGGCAGCCATCATCTTACTTTAAAGGGAACGGTCCACGGTACTGTGAACTATTTGGGCAATATGCGCTTTCATGTAAGCTCAGGAAGCTTGGTTGTCACCAACCATGTGCCTCTGGAACAATATCTCTACGGGGTAGTTGCATACGAGATGAGCAATGCCTTTCCAATAGAGGCTTTAAAAGTCCAGGCCGTCAGCGCGAGGAGCTATGCCATAAGAAGCTTTTCTACAACGCGTGATTTTGATATAGGGGACACTGCATCGACTCAAGTGTATAGGGGTTACAACCCAAACTTTAAAAATGTCATAAAAGCTGTGGATGATACTAAAGGTCAGGTCGTGACCTATAATGGCAGAATCATCGCGACTTATTACTCTGCATCAAATGGAGGACAGACAGAGCTGCCGGGAAACACCTGGGGTGGAGGCACGACGAAAAACAATGCTTATCCTTATTTGGCTCAAAAGGACGATCCTTACGATACCGCAAATCCATCGAGCCTGTATCAAGAGGTATTCGTGCCTAAAACCGTAGACGGCACAAAATATATAGCAACTGAAAGCAATGTCGACGGTGACTTTGTAGTCAGGATAGTGGGAGTAACTACTGCCGCCAACATAAGAAGTGGACCTGGAACAAATTTTTCAATTGTAGGAACTGCGCCATTGAATTCGATCTATAAATGGATATCTACAACCTCTGAAAAAGATTCCGCCGGTTTCTTTTGGCATAGGATCAACTTTACGGGGAATGAAGCAGATACTGCGTATATAAGAGAAGATTTAGGGCAAAAGATTGAAAACGGCAGGTTTGTATATTCAAATCCAATACTCACAGACATCCAAAGCCAGGTTTTTGCAAAGATAAAATCCAGTAGAAACATAAAAAATGCAACAGACATAAAAATCAACTCGGTCAATACCTTTGCAAACGGAAAGGAAAGATGGCCGGGTACGGGTAGCAGAAGCTATGTTACTGCAAATGCCGGAGTGACAGTGCAGTTTTATGCAGCTGGAGCCAGCAGCTTAAGCTCGAAAATAAATGAAAATATAGCAATAGAGCTTATGAAAACAAATAGCAATGGTTCATATCTAATGAGTCATCCTTATCTTAATTCAAACTTAAGGCTAAGAGGGGTAAAAGCAGCGAAGGATAGTGGAGGATTAGACGGTTATGTTATTACAAATGCCCGTTACGGCCACGGCGTGGGAATGAGCCAACGTGGAGCCCAGCAGATGGCTAGAGCTGGAAAGACCTATAGAGAGATTTTGTCATTTTATTTTGACAAGACAGAATTAAAGACACTAGAAACTACTGTTCCTGAGCTTCCAAGCAGGGGAGACGGCACGGATGCCACCCAGCCGGCGCCTACCATATCAAGCAGCAAGCATAAGCTGCAGTCCAACAGCGTGACAGGAATAGCAGAAAAAACAAGCGTGAGCGCTTTCTTGGGCAACTTTAGCGTGAATAACGGTTCCGTGTCATTGGTGGCTGCGGATAAAAAAGCCAAGACATCAGGCAACGTAGGCACAGGAGATGTATTGTACTTAAAGGATGGTTCGGGAAAAGTCGTAAAAAGCTATAGCGTGGTCATTTACGGAGACGTAAATGGGGACGGGGAAATAAATGTATTTGATATAGCGGCTATAAGAAGAGACATATTAGGAGCGGTTAAAATACAAGGAACTTACAGATCAGCAGCAGATGTAACAAGAGATTCAAATGTAGATATTTTCGATGTTTCTGCGATTAGAAGGCATATACTAGGTACGAGTAAGATTAATCAATAA
- a CDS encoding RuBisCO large subunit C-terminal-like domain-containing protein, with product MYYDPIMFTCMEGLDLEEHMIATYYMRAEMPVEVVKFAQAIAAEQATGTWLNVPFETPEVRKKHAAKVMGIYEVPAYDRELPKDLQYRDFIIKIAFPSINIGNNFPMIFTTLIGNISAGRIKLVDIEFSQKYLKNFSGPKFGIEGLRKYLDIKERPLTLAMIKPDVGWTPEQGGIMAYDAFKGGIDIVKDDELVVGDSDFCPLEGRVKKIMDAAKRAEEETGEKKMYTPNITDDIIRLKDNAYRALDAGANALMINTYVVGFSAFRMIAEDPNINVPILSHPDYAAAQSYAPDTGVAIYLLWGKLVRMAGADLAVTTNYHGKIPVMKDRYIQSCIALTMPFGNIKPCFPAPGGGVYPGIIPETIEEIGKNVILAAGGAVHGHPLGGVAGGKAMRQAIDAVMEGISLRDYAKDKPELEAAIKAWGISNEKEDLFDMKK from the coding sequence ATGTATTACGATCCAATTATGTTTACTTGCATGGAGGGGCTGGATTTAGAAGAACACATGATTGCAACATACTATATGAGGGCAGAGATGCCTGTGGAGGTTGTCAAGTTTGCTCAGGCAATAGCAGCTGAACAAGCAACGGGAACATGGCTAAACGTTCCTTTTGAAACACCTGAGGTCAGGAAGAAGCATGCTGCAAAAGTAATGGGCATCTACGAAGTGCCGGCTTATGACAGAGAGCTGCCCAAAGACCTTCAATATAGGGATTTTATAATTAAGATCGCCTTCCCTAGCATCAATATAGGTAACAACTTCCCTATGATATTTACGACCCTAATAGGAAACATTTCAGCAGGAAGAATAAAGCTTGTGGACATAGAGTTTTCACAAAAGTATCTTAAAAACTTCAGCGGGCCAAAATTTGGGATAGAAGGTCTTAGAAAATATCTCGACATTAAAGAGCGTCCACTGACCCTTGCGATGATCAAGCCTGATGTAGGCTGGACGCCGGAACAAGGCGGGATAATGGCTTATGATGCCTTCAAAGGCGGAATAGACATTGTAAAAGACGATGAACTGGTGGTAGGAGACTCTGATTTTTGTCCTTTGGAAGGCAGAGTAAAAAAAATCATGGATGCGGCAAAAAGAGCTGAAGAAGAAACCGGAGAGAAAAAGATGTACACTCCGAATATCACAGACGATATAATAAGGCTAAAAGACAACGCATACAGGGCTTTGGATGCAGGAGCAAATGCCCTTATGATAAATACCTACGTAGTCGGCTTTTCAGCCTTTAGGATGATAGCTGAAGATCCAAACATAAATGTTCCCATACTGTCTCATCCGGATTACGCAGCGGCCCAATCATATGCGCCTGATACAGGGGTAGCTATATACCTTCTTTGGGGCAAGCTGGTAAGGATGGCAGGAGCAGACCTTGCCGTTACCACGAACTATCATGGAAAGATTCCGGTTATGAAGGATAGGTACATCCAAAGCTGCATAGCCCTTACAATGCCTTTTGGAAACATCAAGCCATGCTTCCCGGCGCCTGGTGGAGGAGTTTACCCTGGGATCATTCCTGAAACTATAGAGGAGATAGGCAAAAACGTAATACTTGCAGCAGGGGGAGCGGTACACGGGCATCCCCTTGGAGGAGTAGCAGGTGGAAAGGCGATGAGACAAGCAATTGACGCCGTTATGGAAGGTATAAGCCTAAGGGATTATGCAAAAGATAAACCGGAGCTGGAAGCGGCAATTAAAGCCTGGGGCATATCCAACGAAAAAGAAGACCTTTTCGATATGAAAAAATAG
- a CDS encoding sigma-54 interaction domain-containing protein: MNNSVDLSYETKYRELLLEIGAVMESTPDAIYTIDSKGIVLRFNSMLKKILNVDTSKILGKNLKDLKERGIFPENVALLCLEQKKEITLTQKLDDGKHVMISSYPMFKGNEVIFVVTKIRDMTELVQMKNELEQIKRLSSNYYRELKILRKMAESSDVIAQSDAMKNVIDLARRVAQVDTTVLISGESGTGKEVIAKIIHSEGKRKNGPFVKINCGAIPENLLESELFGYAEGSFTGALKKGKPGLFEVATGGTLLLDEIGDLPFLLQVKLLRVLQDSEFYRVGDVAPTKTDVRVIAATNRNLEEMVKKRLFREDLYYRLNVVQITIPPLRERKNDIIPLIYHFISKFNEKYNFNKNINSDAVEMLLDYDWPGNVRELENTIENMLVLSPTNSLSLETVPKSISEKVDLANEHRENARTTTLGTLVASYEKKVINDALENSKDFEEAAKILGVHRTTLLRKLKK; this comes from the coding sequence GTGAATAATTCAGTCGATTTATCCTACGAAACAAAGTATCGTGAATTGCTCCTTGAAATAGGCGCCGTTATGGAATCCACGCCTGATGCGATATATACCATCGACTCAAAGGGCATCGTACTCAGGTTTAACAGCATGCTTAAAAAAATACTAAATGTAGACACATCAAAGATTCTAGGCAAAAATCTAAAGGATCTTAAAGAAAGAGGAATATTCCCCGAAAACGTGGCCCTTTTGTGCCTCGAGCAGAAAAAGGAGATAACCTTAACCCAAAAGCTGGATGACGGAAAGCATGTCATGATATCTTCTTATCCAATGTTTAAAGGCAATGAGGTGATCTTTGTTGTAACCAAGATAAGAGATATGACAGAGCTCGTACAGATGAAAAATGAGCTTGAGCAGATAAAAAGACTTTCCAGCAATTATTACAGGGAATTAAAGATCTTAAGAAAAATGGCAGAAAGCTCCGATGTCATAGCTCAAAGCGATGCCATGAAAAACGTGATCGACCTTGCCCGAAGAGTAGCGCAAGTAGACACTACCGTTCTTATAAGCGGCGAATCCGGGACAGGCAAAGAAGTTATCGCCAAAATAATACACAGCGAAGGAAAGAGAAAAAACGGGCCTTTTGTCAAGATAAACTGCGGAGCGATACCAGAGAACCTTTTGGAATCCGAGCTCTTTGGATATGCCGAAGGCTCCTTTACAGGAGCACTTAAAAAAGGCAAACCCGGACTTTTTGAAGTCGCTACGGGCGGCACCCTTCTGCTGGATGAAATAGGAGATCTTCCTTTTCTTCTTCAGGTAAAGCTCCTTAGGGTCTTGCAAGATAGCGAGTTTTACAGGGTGGGGGATGTAGCGCCAACGAAAACCGACGTTAGGGTAATTGCGGCCACAAACAGAAACTTAGAAGAAATGGTTAAAAAGAGACTCTTTAGAGAGGACTTATACTACAGGTTAAACGTGGTTCAGATAACCATACCACCCCTTAGAGAAAGAAAAAACGACATTATACCATTGATTTATCATTTCATAAGCAAATTCAACGAAAAGTACAACTTCAACAAGAACATCAATTCTGATGCTGTTGAAATGCTTCTCGATTACGACTGGCCAGGCAATGTACGGGAGCTTGAAAACACTATAGAAAACATGTTGGTCTTAAGCCCTACAAACTCCTTAAGCCTGGAAACGGTTCCTAAATCCATATCTGAAAAAGTGGACCTTGCCAACGAACACAGAGAAAATGCGCGAACCACCACTCTCGGCACATTGGTAGCTTCTTATGAGAAAAAGGTGATTAATGATGCCTTGGAAAACTCAAAAGATTTTGAAGAGGCGGCAAAGATCTTAGGCGTCCATAGGACCACATTATTAAGGAAGCTGAAAAAGTAG